One segment of Engraulis encrasicolus isolate BLACKSEA-1 chromosome 7, IST_EnEncr_1.0, whole genome shotgun sequence DNA contains the following:
- the LOC134451929 gene encoding cornifelin homolog B-like — MTTKVVIQQPGPIMESRDSDEWHSGICDCCEDMGQCCCVFWCCPCFACKTTRDYGQCLCLPLLDIFGGCISPVTFAMRVSMRERYGIKDTMCRDCVCATFCSPCSWCQMATEMKKRAIPITLISSRPRP, encoded by the exons ATGACGACCAAAGTAGTGATCCAACAGCCGGGGCCCATTATGGAGTCCAGGGACTCTGACGAGTGGCACTCTGGGATATGCGACTGCTGTGAAGACATGGGccaat GTTGCTGTGTCTTCTGGTGCTGTCCTTGCTTCGCTTGCAAGACCACGCGGGACTATGGCCAGtgcctttgtctccccctgctgGACATATTCGGCGGCTGCATCTCCCCCGTCACCTTCGCCATGAGAGTCTCTATGCGTGAACGCTACGGCATCAAA gATACCATGTGTCGCGACTGCGTGTGCGCCACCTTCTGCTCACCGTGCTCTTGGTGTCAAATGGCCACAGAGATGAAGAAGAGAGCCATCCCAATCACCCTGATCAGCTCACGACCCcgaccatga